The following is a genomic window from Dehalogenimonas sp. 4OHTPN.
AACGCAAGAGCGGCACGGCGCTGATGACCCTGTCCAAGCCGGTCTCCGCCGGAGCCTTCGTCACCTCCAAACTCATCGCTATCAGCGCCACTTTCGCCGCGGGCCTCGCCCTCGGCGGCCTCGGCGCTTTCGGCTACACCTGGCTGCTTTTTGAGGACGGTGATCTCGGCGGCTTCATCGCCCAAACCGGGTTGCTGGCGGTCTACATGACCTTCTGCGTCGCCGTGACCCTGGTCTTTTCAGCCGTCTTCCGCAACTCGCTGGCCGCCGGCGGCGTAGCTATCGGTGCTCTCATCGCCGGCACGGCTCTGACGGCGGTTCCGTATCTCGGCCGGGTGCTGCCGGGTGCCATCACCAGCTGGGGCAACCACCTCACCGCCGGTGAAGCCGGGGGCGAGGAATGGCTGGCGCTTGGGGTGACTCTGGCGCTGATCGCCGCGTCGGGCTGGCTGGCTACGGGCATTCTTAAGAACAAGGAAATCTAGGCGGCGCTCACTCCACCTTAATCCGAGTCCGGTCTTCGGCCGTCGCGGCGTGGGCGTCAGTACGGGAAATAGCTTCGTCAAGCAGGCTGCGGAGGGCCAGCAGCATCTCTTTTCTGGCGCCCATCAGGTGCTGAACCGTTTCGCCTTTGAACATTTTCAGGTCTGGCGCCCGGA
Proteins encoded in this region:
- a CDS encoding ABC transporter permease subunit, which gives rise to MTGFKTLLFKELREQFKTFRLLIVGGVFLFFGLSTPLMIRYLPEIIKLAGGENAVPIELPPPTALQALAEYSATALQIGLLIAVLVTMGAIAGERKSGTALMTLSKPVSAGAFVTSKLIAISATFAAGLALGGLGAFGYTWLLFEDGDLGGFIAQTGLLAVYMTFCVAVTLVFSAVFRNSLAAGGVAIGALIAGTALTAVPYLGRVLPGAITSWGNHLTAGEAGGEEWLALGVTLALIAASGWLATGILKNKEI